In the genome of Synchiropus splendidus isolate RoL2022-P1 chromosome 13, RoL_Sspl_1.0, whole genome shotgun sequence, the window CGAAGCAAGTACTCGCGGCCGTCGGCCATCTTGATGGTCATGTCCTGAAGCACTGCCCGCGTGAGGAGGGGGGCAGCTGTGAGTCTGAGGGTCTCTTCAATGATGCTGTCCAGGGTCGTCGCTTTCATCAGCATTTCACGGCTCACGTCCAGCAAAGGACCGTCCCGACTGACTTCCTGCCCAGACTGTTTCACgatctcctccacctctttctTGGCAGCCTCCATGGCTTCTGGGTGCttcatgaggaagaggagaagccaGAAGGAAGAGGGCCCAGTGTTGCCCTGCGACGCCCAGAGAAGCACAAACATGTACCTGGatatcatgtcctccttcatccccCTCTGCTCTTTGGCTCGCTGCAAGTCCCTCACCCATCCACCGATGTTGTCTCTGGACTTGATCTTGCCCACTGACAAGGCATCCCAGAAGAATTCCAACAGTCTCTGCACCTCCAGCCGTTTTTTGGGGGTCAGAATCCCGTAAACCAGGTTGGGAAACAGCTGGTCATATTTCCGGAATTCATGGAACAAAGCCTCCGActcccttctgtctctctccttggcCGTCTCCTCACTGCCCTCACTTGTGTGATGGTTTCCATACAAGGACAGGTAGCCAGCTCTGAACACCACGTTGTAACAGTACACGAAGAGTCCATCTTCAACCCAGGTCCTGTGGTCTGGACCAGATCTGATGCTGTGCAGCATGAGGTTCTGTAGGTTAGTCGTCATGGCTTGAGTCATGACCTCCAGGCCGTCGCCCTTCAGGTGCTTGTTGCTGGAGGAGATCAGGATGTCGTGATCCCCCTCAATAGCTCTGTAGCCAAACACTCGCAGCACCAGCTGCCTGGCAAACTTGTTGAAATTCAGCTTTTCCCGGCTCTCTTTGGTAAAAGCGCCCAAAGAGAAGGGATCCTGAAGAAAGGTCACGTAGTGGCCCCCCAGCCGTACGGTGAAGACATCGCCGTGCTTCTGCTGCATCCTCTCCAGGAACTTCATGGTGTTCCTGCGAAACTCCAGGACATGACCGAGCCAGGGAACCAGCCCCTTGTCCAGAGGGGGCTCTCCAGGACGGCGCTGCCGGAAAACCCCCAGCAGGTACCAGACGCccagagctgcagcagcgagGGTGAGGACAAGTGCCACCAGAGACTCCATGTTTCACAACTCTCAGGAAGCAGCTCGAGTGCTTGACGCTTTAAACCTGATCAGCTCCTGGTTCTGTGTATCGTCCCAGAACCTCCCTCCTCTTGGACAACAACAGTGATGCCAGAACCAACTGAGCTGTTCCACTGCTCTCATCTGAGCAAACAAACGTGTACGTGATGCATTAGCCCGAGGCGTTATCTCAACCACTTGGAGAAGTAGCTTGAAGTCTGTGATCATGGTTTCTTCATGTATTTGTCCACTTCTCCACGACAACCACTGACACTGTTATGTCCAACTGAAGGACGTCCAGAAGAGTCGAGGTACTTGTTCCTGGAATGATTTGTTTGGCTCAAACCCAGACTGAGGCCAAACTGACCACAGAACAAACTACTAGCTTGTTCCAATGAAGCATTTACGTTCTGGGTTCCTTTAGAAAAACAACGTTCTTTTGCAGTGAGAGGTAAATGTATGGTTCTTACTGAGTGGCAGACCTGTGCTCTGCGTTATGCACCAAGTTCAGTGTCCACACAGACTTGATGTCAACACCATGTGGTTGAGGTTATTTGCACAAATATACACATCACCTTTGTCAATAGCCGAACTCTTTGTTTGATGAGCAGTTCTGTGGCCTCACACTGATAAGTCAACATCACATAACCTACTTGACAAAGGTAACAACTacaactgaaaaacaagacGCTAAATAAGAACCTTCTTCCTTTCAAACAGCTGTGCGGTGACCTTGCtc includes:
- the LOC128769500 gene encoding 5-beta-cholestane-3-alpha,7-alpha-diol 12-alpha-hydroxylase-like, whose protein sequence is MESLVALVLTLAAAALGVWYLLGVFRQRRPGEPPLDKGLVPWLGHVLEFRRNTMKFLERMQQKHGDVFTVRLGGHYVTFLQDPFSLGAFTKESREKLNFNKFARQLVLRVFGYRAIEGDHDILISSSNKHLKGDGLEVMTQAMTTNLQNLMLHSIRSGPDHRTWVEDGLFVYCYNVVFRAGYLSLYGNHHTSEGSEETAKERDRRESEALFHEFRKYDQLFPNLVYGILTPKKRLEVQRLLEFFWDALSVGKIKSRDNIGGWVRDLQRAKEQRGMKEDMISRYMFVLLWASQGNTGPSSFWLLLFLMKHPEAMEAAKKEVEEIVKQSGQEVSRDGPLLDVSREMLMKATTLDSIIEETLRLTAAPLLTRAVLQDMTIKMADGREYLLRQGDRMAVFPYNAVHMDPEIHPDPLSFRYDRFLRPDGSKKSDFYKGGKKVRYGTMPWGAGVSMCPGRFFATNELKQFVFLMLVYFQFELKDPEEKVPDIDARRFAIGAVQSDREVQFRYRLK